A window of the Polaribacter sp. HaHaR_3_91 genome harbors these coding sequences:
- a CDS encoding aldehyde dehydrogenase translates to MKETSKEIILKNIAAHKSFFDTHKTKDISFRLTQLKTLKKAILQYQQKIETALWQDLHKSPEEAYLTEISIVIGEIDNHIKHIKKWAAPKRVTSPLHLIPASSKIIYEPLGTALIVAPWNYPFQLLINTLVGAISAGCCSVLKPSPDTPTVAKVMEEMILENFDSNYISVVHGGRETNTILFAQRFDIIFFTGSPKVGKVVMKAAAENLTPVVLELGGKSPCIVDADANIDIAAKRIIWGKLINAGQTCIAPDYLFAHESIKTELLDKIAENIKLMYGDDIKQSRFYPRIVNEDAVKRLSGLLNEGTIHTGGEIDMKEKFIAPTIIDNVQADFKIMQSEIFGPILPVMSFNHIDETIDYINKNEKPLAFYYFGKNKNAKDILAKTSSGGACINDTLMHVSNHNLPFGGVGNSGLGNYHGQNSFFAFSHKRAVVTNPTWIDLPLKYIPFKYFNIIKKLL, encoded by the coding sequence ATGAAAGAAACATCAAAAGAAATAATTCTAAAAAACATAGCAGCACACAAGTCATTTTTTGACACACATAAAACAAAAGATATTAGCTTTCGATTAACACAATTAAAAACGTTAAAAAAAGCCATTCTTCAATATCAACAAAAAATTGAAACTGCTTTGTGGCAAGATTTACACAAATCACCAGAAGAAGCATATTTAACAGAAATAAGTATTGTTATCGGTGAAATTGACAACCATATTAAACATATAAAAAAATGGGCAGCTCCCAAAAGAGTTACTTCTCCACTTCATTTAATTCCTGCTTCTAGTAAAATTATATACGAACCATTAGGTACAGCATTAATTGTTGCTCCTTGGAATTATCCTTTTCAACTACTTATAAATACTTTAGTTGGCGCAATTTCGGCAGGTTGCTGTAGCGTATTAAAACCATCTCCAGACACACCAACTGTTGCTAAAGTAATGGAAGAAATGATTTTAGAAAATTTTGATTCTAATTATATAAGTGTTGTGCATGGCGGAAGAGAAACCAACACCATATTATTTGCACAACGTTTCGATATCATTTTCTTTACAGGAAGTCCTAAAGTTGGTAAAGTAGTTATGAAAGCTGCTGCAGAAAATCTAACACCTGTAGTTTTAGAATTGGGCGGAAAAAGTCCGTGTATTGTAGACGCAGATGCCAATATTGATATTGCTGCAAAGCGTATTATTTGGGGTAAATTAATTAATGCCGGACAAACATGTATTGCTCCAGATTATCTTTTTGCCCATGAATCTATTAAAACTGAATTATTAGACAAAATTGCAGAAAACATCAAGTTGATGTACGGTGATGATATTAAACAAAGTCGTTTTTATCCACGTATTGTAAATGAAGATGCAGTAAAGCGATTAAGTGGTTTATTAAACGAAGGAACAATACATACAGGTGGAGAAATCGATATGAAAGAGAAGTTTATTGCACCTACTATTATAGATAATGTTCAGGCAGATTTTAAAATCATGCAATCAGAAATATTCGGACCAATATTACCTGTAATGAGTTTTAATCATATTGATGAAACTATAGATTACATCAATAAAAATGAAAAACCTTTGGCTTTCTATTATTTTGGAAAAAATAAAAATGCGAAAGATATTTTAGCAAAAACCTCATCTGGTGGAGCTTGTATTAATGATACGTTAATGCATGTAAGCAACCACAATTTACCTTTTGGAGGTGTAGGAAATAGTGGATTAGGAAATTATCACGGACAAAATAGTTTTTTT
- the odhB gene encoding 2-oxoglutarate dehydrogenase complex dihydrolipoyllysine-residue succinyltransferase produces MSVLEMKVPSPGESITEVEIATWLVEDGDYVEKDQPIAEVDSDKATLELPAEESGIITLKAEEGDAVAVGAVVCLIDTSAAKPEGDAPAKTEAPKEEKKVEVKEAPKAATYATGTASPAAKKVLAEKGIAPSAVKGSGKDGRITKDDAVKAVPSMGTQPASGSRGTERKKMSMLRRKVAERLVAVKSETAMLTTFNEVNMQPIFDLRTEYKEAFKARHGVGLGFMSFFTLAVVRALKLFPDVNSMIDGDYQIKNDFQDISIAVSGPKGLMVPVIRNAENLSFRGVESEVKRLAIRARDGQITIDEMTGGTFTITNGGVFGSMLSTPILNPPQSGILGMHNIVNRPMAVNGGIVIQPIMYVALSYDHRIVDGRESVGFLVAVKEALENPVELLMDNNPAKALEM; encoded by the coding sequence ATGAGTGTTTTAGAAATGAAAGTTCCTTCTCCAGGAGAATCAATTACAGAAGTAGAAATTGCAACTTGGTTAGTTGAAGATGGTGATTATGTTGAAAAAGATCAACCAATTGCAGAAGTAGATTCTGACAAAGCAACCTTAGAATTGCCTGCTGAAGAAAGCGGAATTATCACTTTAAAAGCAGAAGAAGGTGATGCAGTTGCTGTTGGTGCAGTAGTTTGTTTAATTGATACAAGCGCGGCAAAACCAGAAGGTGATGCTCCTGCAAAAACAGAAGCGCCTAAAGAAGAAAAGAAAGTTGAAGTAAAAGAAGCTCCTAAAGCTGCTACTTACGCAACCGGAACAGCTTCTCCTGCAGCTAAAAAAGTTTTAGCAGAAAAAGGAATTGCTCCTTCTGCTGTAAAAGGTAGTGGAAAAGACGGTAGAATTACCAAAGACGATGCTGTAAAAGCAGTACCTTCTATGGGAACGCAACCAGCAAGTGGTTCTAGAGGTACAGAACGCAAGAAAATGTCTATGTTACGTAGAAAAGTTGCAGAACGTTTAGTAGCTGTAAAAAGCGAAACGGCTATGTTAACTACTTTTAACGAAGTAAACATGCAACCAATTTTTGACTTACGAACAGAATATAAAGAAGCTTTTAAAGCGAGACACGGCGTAGGATTAGGCTTTATGTCTTTCTTTACTTTAGCGGTTGTTAGAGCTTTAAAATTATTTCCAGATGTAAACTCTATGATTGATGGAGATTACCAAATTAAAAATGATTTTCAAGATATTTCAATAGCAGTTTCTGGACCAAAAGGTTTAATGGTTCCTGTAATTAGAAATGCAGAAAATTTATCTTTTAGAGGTGTAGAATCTGAAGTAAAACGTTTGGCAATTAGAGCTAGAGACGGTCAAATTACTATTGATGAAATGACTGGTGGAACTTTTACAATTACCAATGGTGGTGTATTTGGTTCTATGCTATCTACTCCTATTTTAAATCCTCCTCAGAGTGGAATTTTAGGAATGCACAACATTGTAAACAGACCAATGGCAGTTAATGGTGGAATTGTAATTCAGCCAATTATGTATGTTGCTTTATCTTACGATCATAGAATTGTAGATGGTAGAGAATCTGTTGGTTTCTTAGTGGCTGTTAAAGAGGCTTTAGAAAACCCAGTTGAGTTATTAATGGACAACAATCCAGCAAAAGCATTAGAAATGTAG
- a CDS encoding 2-oxoglutarate dehydrogenase E1 component: MDKFSFLNAAHTGFIADLYDKYLINPDAVEPSWRSFFQGYDLANENYSLKEEEVSSEIPQEVRKEFFVVDLINGYRTRGHLFTKTNPVRDRRQYYPTLDLENFGLSEIDLDKEFSAGEVLGLGKAKLSEIIKNLQRIYCDSIGVEYMYMRNPEKLKWWHERFNKNDNHPNYSIEAKKYILGKLNQAVTFESFLQTKYVGQKRFSLEGGETLIPGMSVILRDAAEKYGVKECVLGMAHRGRLNTLVNIFKKPVRDLFSEFEGKDFEDEDIDGDVKYHLGLTLSKTFRDGNEIKMNLVPNPSHLETVAAVTEGITRAKIDRKYNGDASKILPIIIHGDAAIAGQGIAYEVTQMAKLNGYKTGGTIHIVVNNQIGFTTNYLDARSSTYCTDVAKVTLSPVLHVNADDTEAVCHAMEMALEFRMKFKQDIFIDLLGYRKYGHNEGDEPRFTQPTLYKAISKHKNPKDIYAAQLLAEGSIDGSYLKEITTEFKEMLEREFDEAKKVEKSIVREFMQSTWEGYEREDLDAMLLTNDTKYDEDKLKGIAKVVSTVPEGANFVRKAERILAGRAKMTFETNNLDWGMAETLAYGSLMEEGYNIRISGQDVERGTFSHRHAILRDEVTEERINLLNTNPNNKGQMTIYNSLLSEYGVLGFDYGYAMANPNTLTIWEAQFGDFSNGAQIMFDQYISAAEDKWKLQNGIVVLLPHGYEGQGSEHSSARIERYLQLCAIDNMTVANCTTPSNFYHLLRRQMKRTYRKPLIVFTPKSLLRHPKAVNTIQDLATSEFQEVIDDTLAPKKVKKIVFCMGKFYYDLLEERENLKRDDIALVRIEQLFPLHLEKIQKVIDRYPNVEEYIWAQEEPRNMGAWSYMLERMELVKLTVRSRKYYAVPAAGSSTRFKKRHKAVIDSVFDTE, encoded by the coding sequence ATGGATAAATTTTCGTTTTTAAACGCAGCACACACAGGCTTTATAGCTGATTTATATGATAAGTATTTGATAAACCCAGATGCCGTAGAACCAAGCTGGAGAAGCTTCTTTCAGGGATATGATTTAGCAAATGAGAATTATTCTTTAAAAGAAGAAGAAGTTTCATCAGAAATACCTCAAGAAGTTCGTAAAGAATTTTTTGTTGTCGATTTAATTAATGGCTATAGAACACGTGGTCATTTATTTACAAAAACAAACCCGGTTAGAGATAGAAGACAGTATTACCCTACTTTAGATCTTGAAAACTTTGGCCTTTCCGAAATCGATTTAGACAAAGAATTTTCTGCAGGTGAAGTTTTAGGCTTAGGAAAAGCAAAACTTTCTGAGATTATAAAAAACTTACAACGTATTTACTGTGATTCTATTGGTGTAGAATACATGTATATGCGTAACCCAGAAAAATTAAAATGGTGGCATGAACGTTTTAATAAAAACGACAACCACCCAAACTACTCTATAGAGGCTAAAAAATATATTTTAGGAAAACTAAACCAAGCAGTAACTTTTGAGAGTTTCTTGCAGACTAAATACGTTGGTCAGAAACGTTTTTCTTTAGAAGGTGGAGAAACCTTAATTCCAGGTATGAGCGTTATCTTAAGAGATGCCGCAGAAAAATACGGAGTTAAAGAATGTGTTTTAGGAATGGCTCACAGAGGGCGTTTAAATACGTTGGTTAACATCTTTAAAAAACCTGTTAGAGATTTATTTAGTGAATTTGAGGGGAAAGATTTCGAAGATGAAGACATCGATGGAGATGTAAAGTACCATTTAGGTTTAACGTTAAGTAAAACTTTTAGAGATGGTAACGAAATAAAAATGAATTTAGTTCCAAATCCTTCTCACTTAGAAACTGTAGCTGCAGTAACAGAAGGAATTACAAGAGCTAAAATAGATAGAAAATATAATGGTGATGCTAGCAAAATATTACCAATTATAATTCATGGAGATGCTGCAATTGCAGGTCAAGGTATTGCATATGAGGTAACTCAGATGGCAAAATTGAATGGTTATAAAACAGGTGGTACAATTCACATTGTCGTTAATAATCAAATTGGTTTTACAACTAATTATTTAGATGCACGTTCTAGTACGTACTGTACAGATGTAGCAAAAGTAACTTTATCGCCAGTATTGCATGTAAATGCAGACGATACAGAAGCTGTTTGTCATGCTATGGAAATGGCGTTAGAATTTAGAATGAAGTTTAAACAAGATATTTTTATCGATTTATTAGGCTATAGAAAATATGGGCATAATGAAGGTGATGAACCTCGTTTTACACAACCTACATTATATAAAGCAATCTCTAAGCATAAAAATCCTAAAGATATTTATGCTGCACAATTACTTGCAGAGGGTTCTATAGATGGTTCTTATTTAAAAGAAATTACTACGGAATTCAAAGAAATGCTTGAAAGAGAATTTGATGAAGCCAAAAAAGTGGAAAAATCGATTGTAAGAGAATTTATGCAATCTACTTGGGAAGGATACGAGCGTGAAGATTTAGATGCAATGTTGCTTACCAACGACACAAAATATGATGAAGATAAATTAAAAGGTATTGCAAAAGTAGTTTCTACAGTTCCTGAAGGAGCTAACTTTGTTAGAAAAGCAGAACGTATTTTAGCTGGTAGAGCTAAAATGACTTTTGAAACGAATAACTTAGACTGGGGAATGGCAGAAACGTTGGCCTACGGAAGTTTAATGGAAGAAGGATACAACATTCGTATTTCTGGACAAGATGTAGAAAGAGGTACATTTTCTCACAGACACGCTATCTTACGTGATGAGGTTACAGAAGAACGTATCAACTTACTAAATACAAACCCTAATAATAAAGGACAAATGACGATCTACAATTCGTTATTGTCTGAATACGGTGTACTTGGTTTTGATTATGGTTACGCCATGGCAAACCCAAATACATTAACAATTTGGGAGGCACAGTTTGGAGATTTCTCTAACGGTGCACAAATTATGTTTGACCAATATATTTCTGCAGCAGAAGATAAATGGAAGTTACAAAACGGAATTGTAGTATTATTACCTCACGGTTATGAAGGGCAAGGTTCTGAGCATTCATCTGCAAGAATAGAACGTTACTTACAATTATGTGCCATAGATAATATGACGGTTGCAAATTGTACAACACCTTCTAACTTTTATCATTTGTTACGTAGACAAATGAAACGTACGTATAGAAAACCTTTAATTGTATTTACACCTAAAAGTTTATTACGTCATCCGAAAGCAGTTAATACGATTCAAGATTTAGCTACTAGTGAATTTCAAGAAGTTATAGACGACACACTAGCACCTAAAAAAGTAAAGAAAATAGTTTTCTGTATGGGTAAATTCTATTATGATTTACTTGAAGAAAGAGAAAATTTAAAAAGAGATGATATTGCTTTGGTAAGAATAGAGCAATTATTCCCTTTACATTTAGAAAAAATACAGAAAGTAATAGATAGATATCCTAATGTAGAAGAATACATTTGGGCACAAGAAGAACCAAGAAACATGGGAGCTTGGAGTTATATGTTAGAACGCATGGAGTTAGTTAAACTAACAGTTCGTTCTCGTAAATACTACGCAGTACCTGCAGCTGGTTCTAGTACAAGATTTAAAAAACGTCATAAAGCTGTTATTGACAGTGTTTTTGATACAGAGTAA